CTCGGTCGCCGATCCGCTGGCACTTCTTCCGAGGCTGAAGAACGCGGGTGCGATACTCTTGGGCGACAACTCGACGGAGCCGATCGGGGATTATATCGCCGGCCCGAGCCACGTGCTTCCGACGAGTGGCACGGCGCGGTTCTCGTCCCCGCTGAACGTGGACGACTTCCTGAAGAAGTCGAGCGTCGTGATGTACTCGAAGGAGGCGCTCCTTGCCGACGCCGCCGCGACGATCGAGCTCGCGGAGACCGAGGGCCTCGACGCTCACGCGAATGCGGTTAGAGTGAGGCTCGACCATTAGTCCACGCAGGTGGACTTCGTGCCTTTGTAGCCCTGACTTCAGTCGCCTGGTCAGGTTAGAACCCAGGCGGTTGAAACCACGGCAACAAGTGCGCGAAGTGTCCCTGCGGACACTGGGGAACTGACTGGAGGCAAGCCATGCCCCGAACAGCCGAAGTAGAGCGCAAGACCAAAGAGACGAAGATCAAGATCAGCATTGATCTCGACGGCAGCGGCGAGTCCCAGATCAGCACCGGGATCGGTTTCCTGGATCACATGCTGGATGCGGTCGCTCGTCACGGCCTCTTCGATCTCAGGATCGAGGCGAGGGGCGACCTGGAGGTTGACCCGCATCACACCGTAGAGGATATCGGCATCCTGCTCGGCAAGGCGATAGACAAAGCTCTGGGCGACAAGACCGGGCTGGTTCGCTACGGGTGGGCCGCCGTGCCGATGGACGAGGCGCTCGTGCTGACCGCCATTGACCTGAGCGGGCGCGGCATCATCGCCTACGACGTTGCCATCGAGCAGGAGCGTGTCGGCGCGATGGAAACCGTCCTGTTCGCCGAGTTCTTCGAGTCGCTTGCGCGGAACGGCAAAATGACGCTCCACATCCGAAAACTCGCCGGGGGTGACCCGCATCACACGGCGGAGGCGGTCTTCAAGTCCTTCGCCCGCGCCCTCGAAATGGCGACCCGGATATCCGACCGCGTGAAGGGTGTACCGTCTACGAAAGGGGTCCTGTGATTCCTGCTCCTACTCCTACTCGTACTCGAGAAAGGGGCGGGAGCGCGAGCCCGATTCACGAGCATGAGTATGAGCAAGCCTGCAGTAGCAATAATAGATTACGGCGTCGGAAATCTCCGTAGCGTGGAGAAGGCATTCCTCGCTGTCGGGCACAATGCCGTCGTAACCCAGAGCCCTGAAGAGGTCGTCAAGGCGGAGCGCATTGTCCTGCCCGGAGTAGGTGCGTTCGGCGCGGCGATGGAGAGCCTGCGCGCGATCGGCATGGACGAGGCCGTCCGGACGGTCGTCGCCGCCGGGAAGCCGTTCATGGGCATCTGCCTCGGCCTCCAACTGCTCTTCACCGAGAGCTTCGAACTCGGCCACTACAAGGGGCTGAACCTGATCCCCGGTAAGGTTGTGCAGTTCTTCCAGCCGGAGGACCGAACGCCCGAGACCGACGCGCTCAAGGTCCCGCACATGGGCTGGAACGAACTGATCGTTCGCAAGCCCGCGCCGCCGCTCAAGGATTTCCCCACGGGCGGGATGACGTACCACGTCCACTCGTTCTACGTCTGCCCGGAGGACAAGGATGTCGTCGCCGCGACCGCGAGGCACGGCATCGAGTTCTGCACGGCGGTCTGGAAGGACAACGTCTTCGCCTGCCAGTT
This portion of the Armatimonadota bacterium genome encodes:
- the hisB gene encoding imidazoleglycerol-phosphate dehydratase HisB — encoded protein: MPRTAEVERKTKETKIKISIDLDGSGESQISTGIGFLDHMLDAVARHGLFDLRIEARGDLEVDPHHTVEDIGILLGKAIDKALGDKTGLVRYGWAAVPMDEALVLTAIDLSGRGIIAYDVAIEQERVGAMETVLFAEFFESLARNGKMTLHIRKLAGGDPHHTAEAVFKSFARALEMATRISDRVKGVPSTKGVL
- the hisH gene encoding imidazole glycerol phosphate synthase subunit HisH, which produces MSKPAVAIIDYGVGNLRSVEKAFLAVGHNAVVTQSPEEVVKAERIVLPGVGAFGAAMESLRAIGMDEAVRTVVAAGKPFMGICLGLQLLFTESFELGHYKGLNLIPGKVVQFFQPEDRTPETDALKVPHMGWNELIVRKPAPPLKDFPTGGMTYHVHSFYVCPEDKDVVAATARHGIEFCTAVWKDNVFACQFHPEKSGSLGLRILKNFGDWKP